In Actinomycetota bacterium, a genomic segment contains:
- a CDS encoding ABC transporter ATP-binding protein: MAGSGTAHLRDEQALLSVKDLVVEYPTSGGLVQAVSKVSFDVVRGETLGIVGESGCGKSTTGRSVLRLDRLTSGQISFKGESIERASEREMRKLRREMQMIFQDPIASLNPRRRVEDIVVEGLAVAKRPEEERKQTSKDVLSQVGLSGERFAKALPRALSGGQAQRVAIARALALRPDLLICDEPVSALDVSVQAQVLNLLEDLKAEHNLTIIFISHDLGVVRTVSDRVMVMYLGKVCEIGEPEAVYNQPAHPYTRALLDSVPQADPDVAFGGPALEGDVPSPLSPPSGCRFRTRCPKVQDKCAAEEPIMQEVSPGQFVACHFPLLPSPNSLVEIAAPQGDL, from the coding sequence ATGGCTGGTAGCGGTACAGCACACCTGCGTGACGAACAAGCACTGCTTTCGGTCAAGGATCTGGTGGTCGAGTATCCGACTTCAGGCGGCCTGGTCCAAGCAGTATCGAAAGTGAGCTTCGACGTGGTACGCGGCGAGACCTTGGGCATCGTTGGCGAGTCTGGTTGCGGAAAGTCCACGACAGGCCGATCAGTGCTTCGACTCGACCGGTTGACATCGGGGCAGATCTCCTTCAAAGGCGAGTCAATCGAGCGTGCAAGCGAACGCGAGATGCGCAAGCTTCGACGCGAGATGCAGATGATCTTCCAAGATCCGATCGCCTCGTTGAATCCGCGGAGAAGGGTGGAAGACATAGTCGTCGAGGGCCTTGCAGTAGCCAAGCGGCCGGAGGAGGAGCGGAAGCAGACATCGAAAGATGTGCTGAGCCAGGTCGGACTGTCGGGTGAACGGTTCGCCAAGGCCTTACCGCGGGCTCTCTCAGGAGGCCAGGCGCAAAGAGTCGCGATCGCACGTGCGTTGGCCCTGCGCCCTGACCTCCTCATTTGCGATGAGCCGGTTTCGGCACTTGATGTCTCCGTTCAAGCACAGGTTCTGAATCTCCTTGAAGACCTCAAAGCCGAACACAACCTCACCATCATCTTCATCTCGCATGACTTGGGCGTAGTACGCACAGTGAGTGATCGAGTGATGGTGATGTACCTCGGCAAGGTCTGCGAGATCGGAGAGCCGGAGGCTGTCTACAACCAGCCAGCTCACCCATACACTCGCGCGCTCCTGGATTCCGTGCCTCAGGCAGATCCTGACGTCGCGTTCGGAGGGCCTGCCCTCGAGGGCGACGTGCCTTCCCCTCTTTCGCCACCCAGTGGTTGTAGGTTCCGCACGCGCTGCCCCAAGGTGCAGGACAAGTGCGCCGCAGAGGAACCGATCATGCAAGAGGTATCGCCCGGACAATTCGTCGCATGCCACTTCCCGCTTCTGCCTAGCCCCAACTCGTTGGTCGAGATCGCGGCGCCCCAAGGTGACCTATAA
- a CDS encoding ABC transporter ATP-binding protein: protein MTNTTPLLEVQHLRAHIGTPRGSVRAVDDVSLNLEAGQALGVVGESGSGKSIMARAIMGLMPPRSACTGEVRLQGRDLFSLSKKEKQELLGNQIAMVFQDPGRSLNPVVRVERQISEGMRKHLGVSKSEAHTRALQLLVEVGVPDPEPRLRNYPHEMSGGMRQRVMLAIALACEPVLLIADEPTTALDVTIQRQILDLLRSVQRERGMAMMLISHDLSVVAGRTDRVSVMYAGRLSETGPTREVFETPRHRYTEALLGATPSIATERHQRLRVIDGSLPDPVSPPEGCRFAPRCEFNTPECIDPGPALITASTEHQFACLHPVEHAARDTVNVGQGGR, encoded by the coding sequence ATGACGAACACCACCCCCTTGCTCGAGGTGCAGCATCTACGAGCGCATATCGGAACCCCACGAGGGTCCGTGCGCGCTGTCGATGATGTCTCATTGAACCTTGAGGCAGGGCAGGCGTTGGGAGTCGTTGGTGAGTCGGGCTCTGGGAAGTCCATCATGGCCCGGGCGATCATGGGCCTGATGCCCCCACGCTCAGCCTGCACAGGCGAGGTTCGCCTTCAGGGAAGAGACCTCTTCTCGCTTTCCAAGAAGGAGAAGCAGGAACTGCTGGGCAATCAGATCGCCATGGTGTTCCAGGACCCGGGGAGATCGCTGAACCCTGTAGTGAGGGTGGAGCGCCAGATCTCAGAGGGCATGCGAAAGCATCTCGGTGTAAGCAAGAGCGAGGCTCACACCCGCGCCCTGCAGCTTCTCGTTGAAGTTGGTGTCCCGGATCCTGAACCTCGTCTTCGCAACTACCCCCATGAGATGTCTGGAGGCATGCGCCAACGCGTCATGCTTGCCATCGCATTGGCGTGTGAGCCAGTGCTGCTGATTGCCGATGAGCCCACCACCGCGCTGGACGTGACGATTCAGCGGCAGATCCTGGATCTTCTGAGATCTGTGCAGCGCGAACGCGGCATGGCCATGATGCTCATCAGCCACGATCTTTCAGTCGTGGCCGGCAGAACGGATCGTGTATCGGTGATGTATGCAGGAAGACTGTCCGAGACTGGCCCCACTCGCGAAGTCTTCGAGACCCCCCGACACCGGTACACCGAAGCGCTTCTTGGCGCTACACCATCGATCGCCACGGAACGGCATCAGAGGCTCCGTGTGATCGATGGCTCCCTGCCTGATCCCGTGAGCCCCCCGGAGGGCTGCCGCTTTGCTCCGCGATGCGAATTCAACACACCTGAGTGCATCGATCCGGGTCCAGCGTTGATCACAGCGAGTACAGAACACCAGTTCGCCTGCTTGCACCCTGTCGAGCATGCAGCGCGGGACACCGTGAACGTTGGACAAGGGGGACGCTGA
- a CDS encoding ABC transporter substrate-binding protein, producing the protein MKRMRKSILTTSMVSVAALLLAACGGGGEADVTSTGGTTSGEPVAGGSASLLMMTEPTSLDPAKITVGYSGSAPVGTSLYGTLFTQDLTTYELVPSIGESLTSSDAGKTFDLKLRPGVTFSDGSALNAEAVKFNWDRMKNPELGSASLGTAAQVTSTKVVDDLTMQFTMGVPNPNFGQGITVSSLNWIASPAALKKGSEAFDANPIGAGPFTLKSWIRQDKMELSKNPSYWNAPKPYLDSLTIRTVLDSAQRLNTLQADGVDIVVDNKADNTQKAEAAGYGTYQVMLNGGNGFALNFRKAPFDDPKVREAFVKAIDISLINEVVYEGVAELPTSLFNADAPFYTGTEITQFNATEAQALFDEIAAKQGKPVAITLTAYSLPPSNTVAQAMQAQMSTYKNVTVKVEEFDFPTAQGKSLSGDFQAMSSGTNFLDPETQMYTWFHGDSKGNTSGINDPVLNDALDTGRQATDIGERKDAYAIAQERITSLNPYLWYVTPQGYFWTGKKFGGGIEYYGSGSLVTEGLWMQP; encoded by the coding sequence ATGAAACGAATGAGGAAATCGATCCTCACCACCTCCATGGTGAGTGTCGCGGCACTATTGCTTGCGGCATGCGGTGGAGGTGGAGAGGCGGACGTAACCAGCACAGGTGGCACCACCTCAGGCGAGCCTGTAGCGGGCGGTAGTGCATCACTCCTGATGATGACGGAGCCAACCAGTCTGGATCCGGCGAAGATCACAGTGGGTTACTCGGGAAGCGCTCCCGTGGGAACCTCGCTCTACGGAACGCTCTTCACGCAGGACCTCACCACGTACGAATTGGTTCCCTCAATCGGAGAGAGCCTGACGTCGAGTGACGCTGGCAAGACCTTCGACCTCAAGCTCCGGCCTGGCGTCACCTTCAGCGACGGCTCCGCACTCAATGCTGAGGCCGTGAAGTTCAATTGGGATCGCATGAAGAATCCCGAGTTGGGATCCGCTTCGTTGGGCACGGCTGCGCAGGTGACCTCTACCAAAGTTGTCGATGACCTGACCATGCAATTCACCATGGGAGTGCCCAATCCGAACTTCGGGCAGGGCATCACAGTCTCGTCGCTGAACTGGATTGCTTCCCCGGCCGCGCTGAAGAAGGGCTCAGAGGCGTTCGATGCCAATCCAATCGGTGCCGGTCCTTTCACATTGAAGAGTTGGATTCGCCAGGACAAGATGGAACTGTCCAAGAACCCCTCGTACTGGAATGCGCCAAAGCCGTACCTCGACTCCCTCACGATCCGCACAGTTCTGGATTCCGCACAACGCCTGAACACCCTCCAGGCAGATGGCGTGGATATTGTTGTTGATAACAAGGCCGACAACACTCAGAAGGCCGAAGCTGCCGGTTACGGCACCTACCAGGTGATGCTCAATGGCGGCAATGGCTTCGCCTTGAACTTCCGCAAGGCGCCATTCGATGATCCCAAGGTACGAGAAGCATTCGTGAAGGCGATCGATATCAGCCTCATCAACGAGGTTGTCTACGAAGGCGTGGCAGAACTGCCAACATCGCTCTTCAATGCTGATGCCCCGTTCTACACAGGAACGGAGATCACGCAGTTCAATGCCACCGAAGCGCAGGCGCTCTTCGATGAGATTGCAGCAAAGCAGGGAAAGCCCGTGGCGATCACGCTGACCGCGTACTCACTGCCACCGAGCAATACCGTCGCTCAGGCGATGCAGGCACAGATGTCGACCTACAAGAACGTCACCGTGAAGGTGGAGGAGTTCGACTTCCCCACTGCACAGGGCAAGTCACTCAGTGGTGACTTCCAGGCGATGAGTTCGGGGACGAACTTCCTGGATCCGGAGACCCAGATGTACACCTGGTTCCACGGGGATTCGAAGGGGAACACCAGCGGCATCAATGATCCGGTGCTCAATGATGCGCTCGACACCGGACGCCAGGCGACTGACATCGGTGAGCGCAAGGATGCCTACGCGATCGCTCAGGAGCGGATCACGTCGCTGAATCCTTACCTCTGGTACGTCACACCTCAGGGCTACTTCTGGACAGGAAAGAAGTTCGGAGGCGGCATCGAGTACTACGGCAGTGGCTCACTTGTCACTGAAGGACTGTGGATGCAGCCATAG
- a CDS encoding ABC transporter permease, with amino-acid sequence MAEPLSGGTGLAPTNDPLVPATQKTRSVMVYLSFAWLALVVFLALFASLLPIGSYEVPIGRPRQPPQLGSIEMLLGTDQLGRSVLARLVYGARVSLLVGTVSGIAGFTIGTTLGMIGGYFGRKIDAVITIVTDALLAFPALILLLALSSILTPSLQTMMIGLTLIVVPTFVRLSRATTIAWNAREFIRAARNMGAGNTRIIARELLPNVLPPIATYLPIVIAALIVAEGSLSFLGLGIPPPTPSWGGMIASGKDVIANYPALVFIPAGVIFLTVFSLNQAGDFLRVRLDRTMQD; translated from the coding sequence ATGGCCGAACCGCTCTCTGGCGGAACAGGCCTCGCCCCCACAAATGATCCGCTGGTTCCGGCAACTCAGAAAACACGCTCCGTGATGGTGTATCTGTCGTTCGCGTGGCTGGCGTTGGTTGTCTTCTTAGCGCTTTTCGCGAGTCTGCTGCCGATTGGCTCCTACGAGGTTCCTATAGGCAGGCCACGCCAGCCACCACAGCTCGGCTCAATTGAGATGCTGCTGGGAACTGATCAACTCGGTAGATCCGTTCTGGCCAGGCTCGTCTATGGAGCAAGAGTCTCGCTATTGGTCGGAACCGTTTCAGGGATAGCCGGCTTCACCATCGGTACGACGCTTGGGATGATCGGCGGGTACTTCGGACGAAAGATTGATGCGGTCATCACTATTGTCACTGATGCCCTCTTGGCCTTCCCCGCGCTGATCCTCCTGCTTGCGCTCTCTTCCATCTTGACCCCGAGTTTGCAGACGATGATGATCGGGTTGACCCTCATTGTGGTGCCCACGTTCGTGCGATTGTCGCGGGCGACCACGATTGCATGGAACGCTCGTGAGTTCATCCGAGCAGCGCGCAATATGGGAGCTGGAAACACCCGGATCATCGCTAGGGAACTGCTGCCGAATGTACTGCCGCCAATCGCCACCTACCTGCCGATTGTCATCGCAGCTCTCATCGTCGCGGAAGGTTCTTTGAGCTTCCTTGGACTCGGCATCCCTCCGCCAACTCCAAGCTGGGGCGGGATGATCGCATCCGGCAAAGACGTGATCGCCAACTATCCGGCCTTGGTATTCATTCCGGCAGGGGTCATCTTCCTGACTGTGTTCTCACTCAATCAAGCTGGAGACTTCCTCCGGGTTCGCCTTGATCGCACGATGCAGGACTAG
- a CDS encoding ABC transporter permease → MLRSSSSRIARSLLVILIVTFAVTAMLSLAPGSVAGVILGENATPDQVAALNEKLGLNQPILVQYWNWLINALQGDLGNSAITGQSVTSAIIERIPVTLELALLAVSMALVIAVPLAIISATRPGSRTDRVINAFSSMFLSIPAFVAGPVLIYLFAVQFNLFPVNGWSRIEEDGLLLNLRSAFLPALAIALPEIASFHRLLRTDLITTLREDYIAAARAKGMTGSFVLVRHALRPSSFSLVTLFGINLGRAIGGAVIVESLFSLPGLGQLVVTSISARDITMATGVVVFTAVVYVVINTCIDFSYGFLDPRVRKGSTS, encoded by the coding sequence ATGTTGCGATCATCTTCAAGCCGAATTGCACGGAGCTTGCTCGTGATATTGATTGTGACATTTGCCGTCACTGCGATGCTGAGTCTCGCTCCTGGTTCTGTTGCCGGCGTGATCCTGGGCGAGAATGCCACGCCTGATCAGGTGGCCGCACTAAATGAGAAGCTGGGATTGAACCAGCCAATTCTGGTGCAGTACTGGAATTGGCTGATCAATGCGCTGCAAGGAGATCTAGGCAACTCAGCAATCACAGGTCAGTCGGTGACTTCTGCCATCATCGAGCGAATTCCCGTCACACTTGAGTTGGCACTTCTTGCGGTTTCGATGGCACTCGTTATTGCAGTACCCCTGGCGATCATCTCCGCCACGCGCCCTGGTTCTCGCACGGATCGAGTGATCAATGCATTCTCGTCGATGTTCCTGTCGATCCCCGCGTTCGTTGCTGGGCCCGTGCTCATCTATCTGTTCGCAGTGCAATTCAATCTCTTCCCGGTCAACGGGTGGAGTCGCATCGAGGAAGACGGACTCCTACTGAACTTGCGTTCTGCGTTTCTCCCGGCTCTTGCAATTGCCCTTCCCGAGATTGCTTCCTTCCACCGGCTCCTACGCACCGATCTCATCACCACATTGCGCGAGGACTACATCGCAGCAGCACGGGCAAAGGGCATGACTGGATCATTTGTGCTGGTGCGGCACGCACTTCGTCCGTCATCGTTCTCCCTTGTCACCCTCTTCGGCATCAACCTCGGTCGAGCAATTGGTGGCGCAGTCATCGTGGAGAGTCTGTTCTCGCTGCCTGGCTTGGGACAGTTGGTGGTCACATCCATATCTGCACGCGACATCACGATGGCAACGGGTGTGGTCGTATTCACCGCTGTCGTCTATGTCGTGATCAATACGTGCATTGATTTCAGTTACGGATTCTTAGATCCAAGAGTGCGCAAAGGATCAACTTCATGA
- a CDS encoding TetR/AcrR family transcriptional regulator, with translation MAKKAGVGIGTLYRRFPSWAELIVAVYEPAINGWANSNQEALKESDPCDGLGNVLTGLFDLQFSFRGYADVMTMSFPLSPEFESTRLRGVEGLRVMTRRAKRRGCLRKDYSPLDLMIFMAANTGKH, from the coding sequence GTGGCCAAGAAAGCCGGAGTGGGCATCGGAACCCTCTACCGTCGGTTCCCGTCGTGGGCCGAACTCATCGTTGCTGTCTACGAGCCAGCGATCAATGGCTGGGCAAATTCAAACCAAGAAGCACTCAAGGAATCGGACCCCTGTGATGGTCTTGGCAATGTCCTGACCGGACTGTTCGATTTGCAGTTCTCATTCCGTGGCTACGCAGACGTCATGACGATGAGCTTTCCGCTGTCTCCGGAATTCGAGTCCACGCGCCTGCGCGGAGTTGAGGGTCTTCGGGTAATGACCCGTCGGGCAAAGCGGCGCGGCTGCTTGCGCAAGGACTACTCGCCCCTGGACTTGATGATCTTCATGGCGGCAAATACTGGCAAACACTGA
- a CDS encoding DNA alkylation repair protein, whose protein sequence is MPYRAWVSATKHALQPLADPADAIGMQRYMKDIAPYLGIRSAPRRKAQKLAWKALPVLDESNLARFAHEMWKLPQREFQYAAIDAFDWYRGELKADFLLQPVQYLVATKPWWDTVDGLGSAIITPLVNTYPELQGTMWQWLKSKDIWLARAAIQHQRGNKDETDLELLFAMCEVHISDREFWLAKAIGWALRDASAYWPQDVQAFVDSHPNIAPVAKREAQRGIDRALMRQRP, encoded by the coding sequence ATGCCGTACCGCGCCTGGGTTAGCGCGACAAAGCATGCACTGCAGCCCTTGGCTGACCCAGCCGATGCCATAGGAATGCAGCGCTACATGAAGGACATCGCGCCGTACCTCGGCATCAGAAGCGCTCCCCGCCGCAAGGCACAGAAGCTCGCTTGGAAAGCCCTGCCCGTGCTTGACGAAAGCAACCTCGCTCGATTCGCACATGAGATGTGGAAACTGCCGCAGCGAGAATTTCAATATGCTGCCATTGATGCGTTCGACTGGTACCGAGGCGAACTGAAAGCAGACTTCCTGCTTCAGCCTGTGCAGTACTTGGTGGCCACCAAGCCATGGTGGGACACGGTCGACGGACTCGGATCAGCGATCATCACGCCTTTGGTCAACACCTACCCTGAGCTTCAAGGAACCATGTGGCAGTGGCTGAAGTCAAAGGACATCTGGCTGGCTCGAGCGGCGATTCAACACCAACGTGGCAACAAGGATGAGACAGATCTGGAGCTGCTCTTTGCCATGTGCGAGGTACACATCAGTGATCGCGAGTTCTGGCTTGCCAAGGCAATCGGCTGGGCCTTGCGAGATGCAAGCGCGTATTGGCCACAGGATGTGCAGGCCTTCGTTGACAGTCATCCCAACATTGCCCCGGTTGCTAAGCGCGAAGCTCAACGCGGAATCGATCGCGCGCTAATGCGGCAAAGGCCTTAG
- a CDS encoding sulfotransferase family protein produces the protein MNRRPSVSELGKVTGRYVQSMGWRSINLHTHISLVNKYVYFEVPKAGCGTMKSTLGGLEASRFSEALVEQIQDNPHNRKLATPFIKPYQLPQAELEDVLTSRKLQRFAIVREPASRLLSGWLEKITQGLQQSEPIFEILKEQGRAPASPQDISFADFIDVVTALPSRQQDPHWRRQTDQVGFGFIKFNALIHLEDLEDSWDLLGRLTSTPDLKEEFFCRKATNAGSHMNEHYTPELLTKVVKAYAADYEAFGYAVPRLG, from the coding sequence ATGAATCGTCGTCCGTCTGTGAGCGAGCTCGGCAAGGTGACGGGACGCTATGTCCAATCGATGGGCTGGCGATCAATCAATCTGCACACGCACATCTCCTTGGTGAACAAGTACGTCTACTTCGAGGTTCCAAAGGCCGGCTGCGGCACGATGAAGTCAACTCTGGGCGGACTGGAAGCTTCGCGCTTCAGCGAGGCCCTCGTTGAGCAGATTCAAGACAACCCCCATAACCGAAAACTGGCGACACCCTTCATCAAGCCATACCAACTTCCACAGGCAGAGCTTGAAGATGTGCTCACCAGTCGAAAGCTGCAGCGATTCGCGATTGTTCGCGAGCCAGCATCGCGACTGCTCTCAGGGTGGCTGGAGAAGATCACCCAAGGCCTGCAACAAAGTGAACCAATTTTTGAGATTCTTAAAGAACAGGGGCGGGCTCCCGCGAGCCCTCAAGACATCAGCTTCGCCGACTTCATCGACGTGGTGACGGCACTGCCTTCACGGCAACAGGATCCGCATTGGCGGCGCCAAACCGATCAGGTCGGCTTTGGCTTCATCAAGTTCAATGCCCTCATCCATCTTGAAGACCTCGAAGACTCCTGGGACCTTCTCGGCAGGCTGACTTCCACGCCTGACTTGAAGGAGGAGTTCTTCTGTCGCAAGGCGACAAACGCCGGCTCACATATGAACGAGCACTACACACCTGAACTTCTGACCAAAGTGGTCAAGGCCTATGCCGCGGACTACGAGGCCTTCGGCTATGCCGTACCGCGCCTGGGTTAG
- a CDS encoding metallophosphoesterase — translation MGIGKAVVGTAALGAAGLAYAYWETQAFTVRRAEVTVLPLGQPDLRILHISDMHFVPGQSKKHLWLQSLRDLEPDLVVVTGDFLADLDAIPHVLDSLDPLFDLPGAFVLGSNDYFAPRPLNPFMYFKSPTQREPVRPMLPWQDLVDGLIDMGWQDLTNQSATMKADGRALELRGVDDPHISRDRYQDVAGPFDPDADLAIGVVHAPYRRVLDGFVGDGADLVLAGHTHGGQLRVPGFGALVTNCDLDRKASRGLSTYELQDADGQLKSSPLHVSAGCGTSPYAPFRFACRPEATLLTLTAPLSSSLR, via the coding sequence ATGGGTATTGGCAAAGCAGTCGTCGGCACGGCTGCACTCGGGGCGGCTGGATTGGCCTATGCCTACTGGGAGACGCAAGCCTTCACCGTGCGCAGGGCAGAAGTCACGGTGCTTCCACTGGGGCAACCGGACCTGCGGATCCTACATATCTCGGACATGCATTTCGTCCCAGGTCAGAGCAAGAAACACCTGTGGCTGCAGTCCTTGCGCGATCTTGAGCCGGACCTCGTTGTCGTGACCGGCGATTTCCTGGCAGATCTGGATGCGATTCCGCATGTGCTCGACAGCCTGGACCCACTCTTTGATCTGCCGGGTGCCTTCGTGCTTGGCAGCAATGACTACTTCGCGCCACGACCCCTCAACCCCTTCATGTACTTCAAGTCGCCGACCCAACGCGAGCCGGTTCGGCCGATGCTGCCCTGGCAGGATCTCGTTGACGGGCTGATAGACATGGGCTGGCAGGACCTGACGAATCAATCGGCAACGATGAAGGCCGACGGGCGAGCTCTTGAACTGCGCGGGGTTGACGATCCGCACATCAGCCGCGATCGCTATCAGGACGTGGCCGGTCCCTTTGACCCGGATGCCGACTTGGCGATCGGCGTCGTACATGCGCCGTATCGAAGAGTGCTTGATGGCTTCGTCGGTGATGGCGCTGACCTCGTGCTTGCCGGGCACACCCACGGCGGACAACTGCGCGTCCCTGGCTTCGGAGCTCTGGTCACCAATTGCGATTTGGATCGCAAGGCTTCGCGTGGCCTGTCCACCTATGAGCTCCAAGACGCTGATGGTCAGCTGAAGAGCTCGCCATTGCACGTCTCCGCTGGATGCGGCACATCGCCTTATGCGCCTTTCCGATTTGCCTGTCGACCAGAGGCAACCCTGCTCACCCTGACCGCCCCGCTGTCGTCCTCGCTCCGTTAG
- a CDS encoding GatB/YqeY domain-containing protein, which produces MTVLKAQLQADLKTAMKARDQLTASTLRMALTAVTNEEVAGKQARVLSDEDVLAVLGKEAKKRREAAEAYDAADRPELATKERDELAVLESYLPEGLSADEVQSIITAAVAQVGEQGLSGGAAMGAVMKLVQPAVKGRADGAAVAAAVKAALGVS; this is translated from the coding sequence ATGACCGTACTCAAAGCCCAACTGCAGGCCGATCTGAAGACTGCGATGAAGGCGCGAGATCAACTCACCGCTTCCACACTGCGCATGGCGCTCACGGCCGTCACAAATGAAGAGGTAGCGGGCAAGCAAGCGCGCGTACTCAGCGATGAGGACGTACTCGCAGTATTGGGCAAGGAAGCCAAGAAGCGCCGTGAGGCGGCGGAGGCCTATGACGCTGCGGATCGCCCTGAGCTGGCGACCAAGGAGCGCGATGAACTCGCAGTACTGGAGTCCTATCTTCCGGAGGGATTGAGCGCCGATGAGGTGCAGTCGATCATCACCGCTGCGGTGGCCCAGGTCGGTGAGCAGGGACTTTCCGGGGGCGCAGCCATGGGGGCTGTCATGAAGCTTGTCCAGCCTGCCGTCAAGGGTCGAGCCGATGGTGCAGCCGTTGCCGCGGCGGTAAAGGCCGCTCTCGGTGTCAGCTGA
- a CDS encoding WhiB family transcriptional regulator, which yields MTFDTDWAAQAACRTADPDTLFVQGAAQNRAKAICSGCIVRTECLADALDNRVEFGVWGGMTERERRALLRRRPNVASWRLLLQNASEDFARQTPMAVRVS from the coding sequence ATGACCTTCGACACCGACTGGGCAGCACAAGCAGCATGCCGGACAGCAGATCCAGACACATTGTTCGTGCAGGGTGCCGCTCAGAATCGAGCGAAGGCTATTTGCTCCGGATGCATCGTGCGTACGGAATGTCTTGCAGACGCCCTTGATAACCGCGTGGAATTTGGCGTGTGGGGTGGCATGACCGAGCGTGAGCGCCGTGCGCTGCTGCGCCGTCGTCCAAATGTCGCCTCTTGGCGCCTGCTCCTGCAGAACGCGAGCGAGGATTTTGCTCGACAGACGCCAATGGCTGTGCGCGTCTCCTAG
- a CDS encoding ArsA-related P-loop ATPase — translation MSGSVLTSPALHLDSIVSDPNVHIIVCTGSGGVGKTTTAAAIALRAAESGRRVCVLTIDPARRLAQAMGIAELDNTPRPVEGVDTEAGGSLDAMMLDMKRTFDDVVERHADPDRAKTILENPFYQSLSSSFAGTQEYMAMEKLGQLHAQAQADGSWDLIVVDTPPSRTALDFLDAPARLGSFLDGRFIRVLTAPARGAGKGIGRLASVGFGFFTSVLSRILGSQVLNDVGSFVAAIDTTFGGFRERADATYALLKDSGTSFVVVATPEADALREASYFVERLHADGMPLAGLVLNRVQELSLPKVSREQALAAAERLSDGDANSRLVASLLLLHADRAATMQRQQQLTARFTSAHALVPITTVPALAEDVHDLEGLRQIGELLAAE, via the coding sequence ATGAGTGGATCGGTGTTGACCTCCCCTGCGCTACATCTCGACTCGATCGTTTCCGACCCAAACGTGCACATCATTGTGTGCACTGGTTCGGGTGGAGTCGGAAAAACGACAACAGCCGCAGCTATCGCATTGCGGGCGGCCGAAAGCGGTCGCAGGGTGTGTGTGCTGACGATCGACCCTGCCCGACGCCTTGCGCAGGCTATGGGCATTGCCGAGTTGGACAACACCCCAAGACCGGTCGAGGGCGTTGACACAGAAGCTGGCGGAAGCCTGGACGCGATGATGCTGGATATGAAGCGGACCTTCGACGACGTCGTCGAGCGACATGCTGACCCTGATCGCGCCAAGACCATTTTGGAGAACCCTTTCTACCAATCACTGTCGTCCTCGTTTGCCGGGACACAGGAGTACATGGCAATGGAGAAACTTGGTCAACTCCATGCCCAAGCACAAGCCGATGGCAGTTGGGATCTCATCGTTGTAGACACCCCACCGTCCCGGACGGCATTGGATTTCCTTGACGCACCCGCTCGGTTGGGATCCTTTCTTGATGGGCGCTTCATTCGCGTGCTGACAGCACCGGCACGTGGTGCAGGCAAGGGCATCGGAAGACTTGCTTCGGTGGGCTTCGGATTCTTCACAAGTGTGCTGTCACGGATTCTTGGATCACAGGTGCTCAATGACGTGGGTTCCTTCGTGGCCGCGATCGACACCACCTTCGGCGGATTTCGCGAGCGCGCGGATGCGACCTATGCGCTGTTGAAGGATTCCGGAACGTCATTTGTTGTAGTAGCGACCCCGGAAGCCGACGCACTGCGCGAGGCTTCGTACTTTGTTGAACGCCTGCACGCCGATGGCATGCCCTTGGCCGGACTCGTGCTCAATCGAGTTCAGGAGCTCAGCTTGCCGAAGGTCTCACGTGAGCAGGCGCTGGCAGCAGCCGAGCGCCTCAGTGACGGCGATGCCAACAGTCGCCTCGTTGCCTCGCTCCTGCTTCTGCACGCAGATCGCGCAGCCACCATGCAACGTCAGCAGCAACTCACGGCAAGATTCACATCAGCACATGCTCTGGTGCCGATCACAACAGTGCCGGCGCTAGCCGAGGATGTTCACGACCTTGAGGGACTTCGTCAGATTGGCGAGTTGCTCGCCGCTGAATAA